DNA from Marinagarivorans cellulosilyticus:
CTTTATTGAACTATAATGCGAGCGAAGCTCGGCCCCGGCCGTTAGCCCGCGCCTTGAGCACGCTCATTTACATTCGACGCTTTAACTTAGAGAGAAACAACTATGAATTTTGCCGATCGTGATGGCGTAATTTGGTTTGATGGCGAAATGGTACCTTGGCGCGATGCTCGCGTTCACGTACTCACCCACACATTGCACTACGGCATGGGCGTTTTTGAAGGTGTGCGTGCTTACCACGCTGGCGATAAAGGCAGCTGCATATTCAAGCTGCAAGAGCATACCGACCGCTTGTTCCGCTCTGCCCATATTATGCGTATGGAAATGCCCTACAGCAAAGAAGAGCTAAACGAAGCGCAACGCGCCGTAGTAAGGGAAAACAACCTCGACGAGGCTTACCTTCGCCCGATGGCTTTTTTAGGCTCTGAAGGCATGGGCCTACGTGCCGATGCGCTGAAAACACACGTGATCGTCGCCGCTTGGAACTGGCCCTCTTATATGTCGCCAGAAGCCAAAGAAAATGGCATTAAGATCCGCACCTCTAGCTACACGCGTCACCACGTGAATATCACCATGTGTAAAGCCAAAGCGAACGGCAACTACATTAACTCTATGCTAGCGCTGCGCGAAGCCTTGGATAGCGGTTGTGAAGAGGCTTTGCTGTTGGATAACGAAGGTTACGTTGCTGAAGGCAGCGGTGAAAACTTTTTCATGGTGCGCGATGGTATTATTTACACCCCAGAGCTAACCAGCTGCCTAGACGGCATTACGCGTAAAACCATCTTCCAATTAGCTGAAGACTGCGGCTACGAAATTCGTGAAAAGCGCATTACCCGTGATGAAGTATACGTTGCCGACGAAGCCTTCTTTACCGGAACTGCCGCTGAAGTATTGCCTATCCGTGAATATGACGGTCGCATTATTGGCGAAGGAAAACGTGGCCCCGTCACAACCATCCTTCAAGACTTATATTTCAAAGCGGTTAAAGGCGAGCTTCCAGCGCATACCGATTGGCTTGCCCCGGTTAAGTAATTACACCCCGTGTACTACATGTGCTAAAAGGCGCTTTAAAAGCGCCTTTTTTCGTATTGGCAGCTGCTTTAGCTTTCTAATATCCCACCGGTAAGATAAAACTCTCGACCCAGCCCCTAAAGGGACGTATTCCTGCAGCCAGCCTGAACAATATCGTATTGCAGCGCGCGATGGCGATTGATAGCATCAACTGTTTAGCTTCTTGAAAACAACCGCCACAAAAAGTCGTTAATGGATAACACTATGAATAATAATGACGATGCGAATAACAAGCACGACGCGACTGTTGTGCAGCATAAAGCGCAAAGCAAAGCATCCGCACCGGAAGAAACGGTTGTTCAAGCTAAACCACCCGCTGAAGAAAAAACAGATCGCCGGCAAACCTTATCCACAGGTAATCGCGATGAAGCCTTAACGCGCTTTTATGCCGACCTAAAAAGCGGCGAGAATACCGAGGGTTTTAGCCAAGCCAAACAAATTGCCAATGCCGCACTCGCAGAGAACAAAATACTGTTAAACAAGCGCTTTGTTTTAGAGAGTGTTATTGGGGTAGGTGGTATGGGCACCGTCTACCTCGCTAAAGATTTACGCAAAATAGAAGCTAACGACTTAAAACCCAATGTGGCGGTGAAAGTTTTAAACGATAACTTCAAAAACCATCCAGATGCATTTGTTACCTTGCAGCGCGAAGCCAGCCGCTCGCATACGCTTTCGCACCCAAATATTGTTACTGTTCACGATTTTGACCGCGATGGTGATGTTATTTTCATGACGATGGAATTCCTCGAAGGCCAGCCGTTAGACGCGCTTATTCGGGAGTACCCATCAGGTTTACCGGTAGAGCGCGCAACCACCATTATTCAAGGGTTTTGCGATGCACTTATACACGCCCACAGCAAAGGCATTATTCACAGTGATTTAAAGCCAGGTAATATCTTTGTTACCGACTCCTCGGCCAAAGTATTGGACTTTGGTATTGCTCGCTCGGTAAGCCAAACAGCCGTAGCGGGGGATTTTGATGCTGGCTCATTGGGTGCGCTTACACCAGCTTATGCCACCCTAGAAATGTTTGAGGGCAAAGAGCCTCACCCCAGTGATGACGTTTATGCGACAGCCATCATCGCTTACCAAATACTTACCGGAAAACATCCTTACAATAACCATTCGGCTCAAGAAGCGATTAAAAAGGGGATTAAGCTTGTAAAACCAGAGGCCATTAATAAATACCAATGGCAAGCGCTTGAATCGGCATTAGCACTTAAACGCAGTGAGCGTACCCCGTCGATAGAGCAATTCCTAGCCACCTTTAACCATGTAAAAAAAGTCCCTTATTTTAAGCTATTAAGCGGGGGGCTATTAGTTGCTGTTGCTGCGTTAGGTTACGCTATTTTTAGCGCGCCAGATGAAGTAGCTCTAGCCATTGATAACACCTACCAAAAAGCCGAAGAATGTGCCCAAGCTGGCGATTTAGACTGCGCAATAGAAAGCAGCCAAGCCGTCTTAGAGCTAGCACCTAAGCACACTAAAGCCACCCAACTACTTGCGACATCACAAGATAAAAAAATTACCCAGCTAGAAGAAGAAACCGAAGAGGCCATTGCCTACTGTGCATCGAATATGGATTTGGTATGTTTACAGGATGCCCTTGGGCGGCTAAAAAGCCTAGCGCCCAAAAGCGAGTTAATGCCACGATTACAGCAAAAAATCGATGCTGTTAAGATCGATATTGAGCTTAGCCAACGCCTACCCGATGCATACAACTGCTTGGAAGTAGACAACATCAATCCAGAAGATATTCAGTGCGCCCAAACAATACTGGATTCGCTACTGAGCCTAGCACCAGAAGATTCAGCCGTTTTAGCACTACAAACAAAGGTAGCCGAACTAGCCACACAACTCAATAACGCCAGCCTAGCGCGAGATAAAACAATTAACCAAGAACTAGAATCCGCCAAAAAATGCTTAAACGAAAAACGCTATGATTGCGCCATTACCCATAGCCAAGCCGTATTGCAGCTTGATAACCAAAACACACAGGCACTGTCGATTCAACAAAAGGCAAATTACGATAAAAAGCAGGCGAGCGATAATCAGCGAAAAGCCGATAAGCTCATACAAAAAGCTACAACTTGTTTTAACAAGAAAAACTATACCTGTGCTATTGCTAATTCCGAGTCTGCATTGGAGTTTGTACCTAATTACACACCCGCTAAAAAAATGATTAAAAAATCGAAACAACAGATAGAATCACTTAAAAATAACTTCAAAATTAACTAAAAGGATATTTTATGTTTAACCGTAAAATTAAAATTATTATCGCAGCAGGGCTTTCTTTTACATTGCTTAGCGGCTTTGGTTTAAAAGATATTACAAAAGAGTTGGGCCCAGATACCGATAAGTGCGAGAAGTCCTCGAATAAAAGTAAATGTAAAAATGAGGAGTACTTAAAATCGGCGGCTAAAATTGCTGCCGTTACTGTTGCTGCCAAACTCATTTACGAAATGGTTATTGACTATAAGACCGAGCAGGTCACCAATGATAAAACGGTCACTAGAGAATATAAAAAGCAGCATGGCGATTTACCCGAAAAAACAGAAGTATTGGCATATGACGCCAAACTTAACCCCAACAGCATTGTAGAAGTTGGCAAGCCAATTAATATCGATACCTCGGTCAAAGTAGTGGTAGGTAAAAAATCTAAGAAGGTATTAATAGAGGAAAAGCTAGAAATTTTTGATAACGAAAAGACAGATCAAGTGATTAACTCTTTAACTAAAAAAGTTAGCAATGGCAAGGGCGGCGCCTACGAAAACACTTTTAGCTTCACCTTACCCGAAGGTATGCCCCAGGGCGTCTACCCAATAAAGACCTCAGTGATTTTAGATGGTAAAGCATTTGAGCACGCCAATAGTGATATGCAAGTTGTAATGGAAGTATTACACGACGGTAGCTATCAAATTGCCTACAACGCTAAATAACCGCTTTTGTATGGTTAACGGGGTTTACCTCGTTATCTACAGCAGGTGGCTTAGGTTACTGAGCCCGAGTACCCTCTTCATATAACACTTAGAGCGTAAAAAAATGGACATTGACCAAGAACACGAAAAAAAACTGAGGAAAGCCAAAGATACGAGCCAGCTCGTTTACATACTTCAAGCTGTATCCTTTGTTATTGGTTTTACTTTTATTGCCGCAGTTGTTATCAACTACATTAAGCGCGATGAGCTAGAAAACACCTGGCTTGAATCCCATAACCGCTGGCAAATGCGTACCTTCTGGTTTTCGCTGTTATGGTCGGTTATTGGGTTTATCACCCTGATCGTGTTTATTGGCTGGTTTATTTTGGTCGCTAACGCTATTTGGGTTATTTACCGAATCGTAAGAGGCTGGATAAATCTAAGTGAAGATAAAGAGATGTACCAGAAGTAGACAGACCTAAGCCAGAAATAAAAAAAGCGCTTTTTTTATTTCTGACTAACAGGTGTTAGGCTTGGTATTTAAGGTGGGCCAATATGCCATCTAGTTCATCTAAGCTTTTATAGTTAAACACCAACTTACCTTTGCCTTTGGCGCCATGCTGTACTTTCACAGGTACACCCACATGCTCAGAAAGACCTTCTTCTAGCTTTTCTATGTCGCCACTGGCGCTAGAAACCGCTTTAGGTTCTTCTTTGGCTTCTTGTTGTGTTTTGCGTACCAGTGCTTCAGCCTGCCTTACAGATAAGCTACGAGCAATAATTTGGCGAGCAATACTGCGCTGTTGGTTTGATGGCAAGCTGAGTAAGCAACGGGCGTGGCCCATCTCCAAATCGCCATGCTCTAACAGCATGCGCACTTCATCAGTTAAGTTTAAAAGCCGTAGCAAGTTAGTTACACCTGTACGCGATTTGCCTACGGCATCGGCCACTTCTTGGTGGGTTAACTCAAATTCATCTTGTAAGCGCTTGAGGGAAATAGCCTCTTCGATGGGGTTTAAGTCTTCGCGCTGAATGTTTTCGATTAACGCCATCGCAATGGCAGCTTCATCGTTTACATCGCGGATAACGGCTGGAATGGTATCTATGCCGGCCAACTGGGTAGCGCGCCAACGACGCTCACCGGCAATAATCTCGTACTTATCTTCACCAATTGGACGCACCACAATAGGTTGCATCACCCCTTGCGCTTTGATCGATTCTGCAAGCTCTTGCAAGGCTTCTTGGTGCATATCGCGGCGCGGTTGGTACTTACCGCGCTGCATAAATTCTACCGGCAGGTTTAATAACCGACCATCTTTTGGCCCAGGCTCTGCAACCGGCATATCT
Protein-coding regions in this window:
- a CDS encoding branched-chain amino acid transaminase, with amino-acid sequence MNFADRDGVIWFDGEMVPWRDARVHVLTHTLHYGMGVFEGVRAYHAGDKGSCIFKLQEHTDRLFRSAHIMRMEMPYSKEELNEAQRAVVRENNLDEAYLRPMAFLGSEGMGLRADALKTHVIVAAWNWPSYMSPEAKENGIKIRTSSYTRHHVNITMCKAKANGNYINSMLALREALDSGCEEALLLDNEGYVAEGSGENFFMVRDGIIYTPELTSCLDGITRKTIFQLAEDCGYEIREKRITRDEVYVADEAFFTGTAAEVLPIREYDGRIIGEGKRGPVTTILQDLYFKAVKGELPAHTDWLAPVK
- a CDS encoding protein kinase domain-containing protein, which encodes MNNNDDANNKHDATVVQHKAQSKASAPEETVVQAKPPAEEKTDRRQTLSTGNRDEALTRFYADLKSGENTEGFSQAKQIANAALAENKILLNKRFVLESVIGVGGMGTVYLAKDLRKIEANDLKPNVAVKVLNDNFKNHPDAFVTLQREASRSHTLSHPNIVTVHDFDRDGDVIFMTMEFLEGQPLDALIREYPSGLPVERATTIIQGFCDALIHAHSKGIIHSDLKPGNIFVTDSSAKVLDFGIARSVSQTAVAGDFDAGSLGALTPAYATLEMFEGKEPHPSDDVYATAIIAYQILTGKHPYNNHSAQEAIKKGIKLVKPEAINKYQWQALESALALKRSERTPSIEQFLATFNHVKKVPYFKLLSGGLLVAVAALGYAIFSAPDEVALAIDNTYQKAEECAQAGDLDCAIESSQAVLELAPKHTKATQLLATSQDKKITQLEEETEEAIAYCASNMDLVCLQDALGRLKSLAPKSELMPRLQQKIDAVKIDIELSQRLPDAYNCLEVDNINPEDIQCAQTILDSLLSLAPEDSAVLALQTKVAELATQLNNASLARDKTINQELESAKKCLNEKRYDCAITHSQAVLQLDNQNTQALSIQQKANYDKKQASDNQRKADKLIQKATTCFNKKNYTCAIANSESALEFVPNYTPAKKMIKKSKQQIESLKNNFKIN
- a CDS encoding DUF4870 family protein, whose product is MDIDQEHEKKLRKAKDTSQLVYILQAVSFVIGFTFIAAVVINYIKRDELENTWLESHNRWQMRTFWFSLLWSVIGFITLIVFIGWFILVANAIWVIYRIVRGWINLSEDKEMYQK
- a CDS encoding ParB/RepB/Spo0J family partition protein, whose amino-acid sequence is MKRKGLGRGLDALLGSASKQATDKPAGKAEPLNAADMPVAEPGPKDGRLLNLPVEFMQRGKYQPRRDMHQEALQELAESIKAQGVMQPIVVRPIGEDKYEIIAGERRWRATQLAGIDTIPAVIRDVNDEAAIAMALIENIQREDLNPIEEAISLKRLQDEFELTHQEVADAVGKSRTGVTNLLRLLNLTDEVRMLLEHGDLEMGHARCLLSLPSNQQRSIARQIIARSLSVRQAEALVRKTQQEAKEEPKAVSSASGDIEKLEEGLSEHVGVPVKVQHGAKGKGKLVFNYKSLDELDGILAHLKYQA